One Actinomycetes bacterium genomic window, GGACCAACCTGGTCGAGATCTTCCTGCTCCTGATGATCCCGTTCTCACTGCCGCGCACCTTCGGCAAGCTCGTCGGCGACGTCCGCCAGGGCTATGCGATCCTGGCCGCGATGGTGACCATCTGGGTCATCTCGGTGATCGGCATCACCGCTTTCGAGACCGCCCATCACGGCTCGGCCCTGCAAGCGGCCGGGGCCGCGATGGAGGGCAAGGAGGCGCGGTTCGGCGTCCCGGCGTCGTCGTTGTTCGCAGCATCGACGACGTTGACCTCGACCGGCGCGGTGAACAGCTTCCATGACAGCTTCACCCCCCTCGGCGGTGGGATCACGATCTTCGACATGATGACCGGCGAGGTCGCGCCGGGCGGTACAGGCTCGGGCTTGTACGGGATGCTCGTGCTCGCCGTGGTGGCCGTGTTCGTCGCCGGTTTGATGGTGGGGCGGACCCCCGAGTACCTGGGGAAGAAGATCCGAGGGCGGGAGATGAAGCTCGCCAGCCTGTACATCTTGGCCACGCCGGCCTGCGTGCTGATCGGCACCGGGATCGCCATGGCGCTGCCGGGGGAGCGGGCGACGATGCTCAACGCCGGTCCGCACGGCCTGTCCGAGGTGCTGTACGCCTTCACCTCGGCGAGCAACAACAACGGCTCGGCGTTCGCCGGTCTCGGCGTGAACACCGTCTGGTACAACACCGCGCTCGGCCTGGCCATGCTGCTCGCCCGGTTCCTGCCGATCGTCTTCGTGCTCGCGCTGGCCGGGTCGCTGGCCCGGCAGCAGCCGGTGCCGGTGACCGCGGGCACCCTGCCGACCCACCGCCCACTGTTCGTCGGGCTGCTGCTCGGTGTGATCCTCATCGTCGTCGCTCTGACCTACTTCCCGGCGCTGGCGCTGGGACCGCTCGCGGAAGGCCTGCACTGATGCCCACCACCACCGTTGCCCCTGGGACTCCCCAGCCGGCCGATCCCGCGGCGACGCCCGAGAGCCCGCGCCGAGTGTCGGCAGGTGCGCTCGACACCGCGATGCTGGTCAAGGCGCTGCCCGACGCGTTGCGCAAGCTGGACCCGCGCGTGATGTGGCGCAACCCGGTGATGCTGATCGTCGAGGTCGGCGCCGTGCTGACCACCGCGTTGTCCGTCAAGGACCCGTCGGTGTTCGGCTGGGCGATCACGGCCTGGCTGTGGCTCACCGTGGTGTTCGCCAACCTGGCCGAGGCTGTGGCCGAGGGCCGTGGCAAGGCCCAGGCCGAGACGCTGCGCAAGACCCGCACGAGGACAGTCGCGCGGCGCCTGGTCGACTGGACGCCCGGTGATGACCCTGGGTCGGTGCGGGTCGAGGAGGTCGCCGCGACGGCGCTCGTCCTCGGAGACCACGTGCTGGGCGAGGCGGGGCAGGTCATTCCCGGTGATGGTGACGTCGTCGAAGGTGTGGCCAGCGTCGACGAGTCGGCGATCACCGGCGAGTCAGCCCCGGTGATCCGCGAGTCCGGCGGGGACCGGTCGTCGGTGACCGGCGGCACCAAGGTGCTCTCCGACCGGATCGTCGTGCAGATCACCAGCCGGCCGGGCGAGACCTTCATCGATCGGATGATCGCCCTC contains:
- the kdpA gene encoding potassium-transporting ATPase subunit KdpA, with the protein product MSDTTAGLLQAGLLVVLLAAVHVPLGNYMARVYAGTRHNRVERGLYRVMGVDPDADQRWSTYLRSVLAFSLVSVLFLYGFQRLQQHLLLSLGFPAVKADQAWNTAASFVTNTNWQSYSGESTMGHLVQMGGLAVQNFASAAVGMAVAVALVRGFARSRTDRLGNFWVDLTRGSLRILLPLAFVFAVVLLVGGAIQNFHGYDTVTTLAGGQQTLTGGPVASQEVIKELGTNGGGFYNANSAHPFENPTKWTNLVEIFLLLMIPFSLPRTFGKLVGDVRQGYAILAAMVTIWVISVIGITAFETAHHGSALQAAGAAMEGKEARFGVPASSLFAASTTLTSTGAVNSFHDSFTPLGGGITIFDMMTGEVAPGGTGSGLYGMLVLAVVAVFVAGLMVGRTPEYLGKKIRGREMKLASLYILATPACVLIGTGIAMALPGERATMLNAGPHGLSEVLYAFTSASNNNGSAFAGLGVNTVWYNTALGLAMLLARFLPIVFVLALAGSLARQQPVPVTAGTLPTHRPLFVGLLLGVILIVVALTYFPALALGPLAEGLH